The sequence CACTTCCAGATTTTTATAGAAGAAACAACCTGTGTGTACCTCTAAAGGTGGGGGGAAAGTTGGTAAGAAATTAAGTCTTGAAATATACCTCACCCATTTTCAGTCCCCCACGCAAAAACTTTCTTCATCCCGTTCCCCCAACCACATACACGCCAGTCTTCAGGAGAGAGGAAGATGAAGGAGATCCATCAACATGCCATCCCCACATGACTTCCATCCCCAAACTAGCCTTAGTTTCTCCCTCCCGTCATTCCCCTCTTTGCCTTGTTTCCTTGGGTGACAGCAAGGCTAGTTTCACAAGGAGGACTTAGGTGCTGGCAGGATGGATCCCTACTTTGTGAATatctctggggcttaggcatgagtTAGCACCACGCTGCTGGGTAGTGTCAGGATTTAGGCAGCTTTGTGCATGCCCAGCCACTGAAATTTAGACACCACAGGCACTTTAATAGTGGAAACTTAGGATACGTCTATACAGCAAAAAGACCCAAACCTTCGACAGCGAGTCTCAGggcctgggtcagttgactcaggctcacactaTGTGAATAAAACTAGCTGTGTAGACGTTTAGGTTCGGGCCGGAGCCTTGTCTCTGAGACCTTCCCCCCTCAccgggtctcagagcccaagctccagcccaagccagggcATCTATCTGGCTATTTTTAGCTCCATAacatgagcccaagtcaattaAGCTTGGCTCTGAGACTCATGGCTGTGGGCTGCTTTTTTGGGTTTAGACAGAGCCTTAAGCACtgacagggttaggtggcagctgagcagggggatTGTGAAGGCCAGTGGCTTCTAAATATTGGATGTATcatctaaagtggcagttaggcatctaaatcccccTGGTTAATCCCACTCCTAGCAGTCTTCTACTTGCCCTGCCTTCCAACAGCTTCGGGGGCAGGCCAGAGAACTCTTACTGCCACTTTGGCAGGTGTGTTCCACCAGTGGCTGCGTTAACACCCCCTTCCAAAACCTTCTCTTTTCCAAATTCAGCCATCACTGTCTTGTTGTAACGCCACCCCCCTGGTTGACCATTGACAGTGAAGATCAAACCTTGGACCTCTAGATTGTAATCCAGACCCGCCCGTATGGCTTGAGCTAAAGACCTACCCTAGCCAAGGTTTGTAACAGGCTCATCATCCTCTGTGTAGCCTAGTTACCACGACAGGAGGCAGATACCACACTAAGCTGGGATAGGTTATGTTAATAAACACGGGGAGGTAGGCGAAGCGAGGGGGATGATTTTCAGATTGAAAAACATCCTGATGACAAAGTCCTTTACAGCTTGCTGCACAACTGTAGTTTAATTAGCACGACAGAGCTATTATTTCCTGAGATCGCTCTGAATTTTGATCAGCCGTCTGAAAATACTAACGCCGTGCACTGTCTGTTATGAGGCTACTGAATAACACCAGTGTAATGAAAGCCATTATGAGATCATCACTTTCCTACCCTGTATCATCAGAACCTTCTGTGAACTTCAGAGCAAACCGGGGAAAGCAACATGTATCACTTTGTAAATCCTCTTTTAAAGCACATCATCCACAGGAGTTCCTTTGACACTGCTGCGAGGAAGCAGTGCCTGAAGTATTTAAAAGCACTGAGGACTCTGCAGTTTAATGGTCTCAACACCATCTTCTTAGGAGAAACTGATATTTCAGAATCTCTCATAACAGGGGAAAAGATACTGCAGGAAGACAGCCTGAATTGGCCAACATGGACACTCGTTCATGCTGCAAGCAGTCAAGGCTGGGTGCCTTGGAGATACAGAATATTGCTAAGAAATGAATTGCCCATGAAGCAGCATGAAGACATCTTTCAGGAATTCTGTGATTCTCTGAACAAGTTCTATGGGAAATGCATCATCGTAGTGAGAGAGAAAAGGCAGACAAAAGAACCCACCGCTCAGGAGAAGATAACTCACCCGCAGGTCCCATCAGTCATTTACATGTCCAGCATTGAGTGCTGCCCTCAGATTGCTAAAGCCAATGGCCATGagcttctctctgtgcctctgcccTACAACTATCTCCACCCTATGGATGTAGCGTGGTCTTCTTTGAAGTGGTTTATTATCAACAACAGAAAGGAATTTTGTCTGAGGTCCATTGAGAGAACTTACTCCTACAGGTGTATACTTTTCAGTGACTTGGTTGAGAAAGGACTAGAAAAGATGACTCCAAGCAAATGGAAGATGGCGACTAACAAAGTGCGGAGATGGGAGAATTACTACCTTGATACATTTGCTTGAAGGTTTCCTCCTGCAAACAACAAATgctctttgatttaaaaataaataaataaaataaacgaCCAATTAGCCAGTGTACCAGCTCTGCAGAGCCACTTCCCTCCTTAGAGGCCACCCTAAAACAGAAACATCAACAATGATCTTAATAACAAACATCATGTTAATCTGAATTTTAATCTCTTCATGTGGTCCAGGACTAGGGTGGTAAATGGTGTATAAGTGTTGGGATGGATAGACTTAATTCCCTTAATcacagagatgggcccaaaccaaaacccagaaTCCAAACAGCGTGATTTTTGGGACAAGTTCAGATGCTGATCTGGGTCTGAATTTTATGGCTTTCTTCTTTCCTTCACCAAATCAAACCCCAGAGTTTGAGTTGGATCCTGATCAGTATATGaattttgcagctcaggcccatctctgacCCACTTGGGAGATCTACTAAGGAGTAAAGTACATCTGAGGTGGAAAGCATAGATGCCATTGTCTTTTATGCTTAACAGGGAAAACAAGCCAGAGGAATTCAAGTTACTATTGTCTTTAACATAAAACATAGGTATTGGCATACCACTTCAGACTCGTTATCTGATATTGGGcagcaccagatgtttcagaggaagatacAAGAAACCCCATAGAGGTAAATTATGCAATAACCTGCCAAGGAGGAAAGTTTGTTTCTAACCCTGTCAATCAGTAATTGGTTTATATCCCTTCAGATGAAATATTGCACTCAACCTAATGTAACTATGTGCTTTTCTTATCCATTTAAATGattaatccttttttgaatcctactaaGCTCTCAGACtcaatatcttgtggcaatgagttgcaTGGGTTAAGTACGACTTGTTTAAAGGAGTATTTCTTCATATCAAAATTAACTGGTGTTGCCTTTTCCATTTCAATGTTCCATTTCAATGTTCCCTTGTTGTTATAAATAAGTGTGCATGATTTGCCCTCTTTAcactattcattattttgtatacttcTCCCATGTGCCTCTTACACAGAAAATGACAAAACTTCACAACTTAAAGAAAACATTTGGATCTCATGATGCTTGCCATTTTTATTCTAATGGCTTGATTGATGCACTGAAAATCCAAAGTACTTTTTCCATGTGTGGAAACTACATAATATATTATAGAAATTAGAGGTGGAAAAGTAAATTAGTTAATTAGGAAATCTAGTCCATTCCCTGGGGGATGAGGGTGGAGTCAGAGCAGTATCAtttccctacagtatattttctagtaACGTGTGAATATATGCTTCAAAGTGTGTCTTTTCTCAGCTTTGTGTTCAATTACTATAAACTGCTGCTCTTTTTAGGGGTgggagggtggaaggggaagTGACAGTGACAGGCTAAATGCTGTAAATGGGAATGGCCCAAGTATGAGTATATGTTACTGAAGGAGTAGAAAAGGTATGAGAGGAAAAGCTTTTATTGTTCCAataccatgggcctgattctgattttgcactggtgtgaatgaGAAGTAGTTCGtctcaagtcagtggagttaagTTGGTGTGAAAACACCCTGAGAAgagaatctgacccagtgtgTCTTTTGAGTGATGAAGGACAATAATTGCTTAGCCAGCACAGTATTCATTATTTCATTAACAAACTGGATGATATACAGCACATTTTTGGAATGTCTTTCTTGACCTTTAAACAATAATACTACACTATACACAAGAATAAAACTATCTGATCTGGGTTAGCCCAGGGTAAATCCAGAATAAATCCATtgcattactctggatttactaTGGCAGaaataagatcagaatctgaaccaaacacaagaacaaaacaaagtgCTGGATTGCTTCACCAACACAGCAACT is a genomic window of Lepidochelys kempii isolate rLepKem1 chromosome 1, rLepKem1.hap2, whole genome shotgun sequence containing:
- the C1H21orf140 gene encoding uncharacterized protein C21orf140 homolog, encoding MYHFVNPLLKHIIHRSSFDTAARKQCLKYLKALRTLQFNGLNTIFLGETDISESLITGEKILQEDSLNWPTWTLVHAASSQGWVPWRYRILLRNELPMKQHEDIFQEFCDSLNKFYGKCIIVVREKRQTKEPTAQEKITHPQVPSVIYMSSIECCPQIAKANGHELLSVPLPYNYLHPMDVAWSSLKWFIINNRKEFCLRSIERTYSYRCILFSDLVEKGLEKMTPSKWKMATNKVRRWENYYLDTFA